In the Streptomyces spororaveus genome, GTCAGATCGGCAGGCCGGGTCGGGTCAGGTGCCGTCGTAGCCGGCGGTCGGCATGGACAGCCTGCGGTGCACCTCGGCCTTCATCGCGGAGGTGTACCGGGGCTCCTCGCCCCCGGCGGTCTCCAGCCGCACACCGCGCCGCTCGCACTCGGCGGTGAACTCCTGGACGGAACGCAGTGCGCGGGCCAGCACCCGGTGGTTGGCGGCGACGAAGAGATCGACCTGCCCGGTGTCGACGTCGGACCAGAGCCCGCAGTGGTCGGCACGCAGCCCGTAGACCAGCAACTGCCTCGTCACGACATAGCCCCGGTCGGCGGCCCAGCGCGCGCACACGGCGTGCTGGCCGCGGGTGTCCACGGCGAACGGGTCGGTGTCGAGGTCTTCGAGCGGGGCCAGGCTGGCGATCGCGGCCACGCGCAACTCTTCCATGCCGCCGGACCCTACTCCGATCCGCCGCCGGAGAGGAGGGGACGGCCGAGATCCGATTCCGGGCGGCCGCGCGGGGCAGACACCCCTAGGCTCGTGAACGAGGCGCGAGGGAGGGAGGGCCGGGTGCCGGTGGACATCACCTGGTGGGGTCATGCCACGTGCACCGTCGAGGACTCCGGGGTCCGGCTGCTCACGGACCCGCTGTTCGCCCGGCGGCTCGCGCACCTGCGGCGGCGGCGCGGGGCGCTGCCCCCGCCCGAGGCGGCGGCGGCCGACGTGGTGCTGGTCTCCCACCTGCACGCCGACCACCTGCATCTGCCGTCGCTGGCGCGGCTCGCGCCCGGCACCCGGCTGCTCGTGCCGCGGGGGGCGCGCCGGGCCGTACCGGGGCTTGCGCGGGTCGCCGGGCTGCACGGGCTGGCCGTGACGGAGGTGGTGCGGGGCGAGGAGGTCCCCGTACGGGACGGCGTACGGGTCCGGGCGGTCGGCGCGCGGCACGACGGACGGCGGCTGCCGTTCGGGCCGCACCTGTGCCCGGCGCTGGGGTACGTGGTGCTGGGGGCGGCGCGGACCTACTTCGCCGGGGACACCGGGCTGTTCGACACCATGGCCGAGGAGACCGGACCGGTGGACGTGGCCCTGCTGCCGGTGGGCGGCTGGGGGCCGTACCTCGGCCCCGGGCACCTGGACGCGGGGCGGGCGGCGCGGGCGCTGGCCCGGCTGGCGCCCGCGGCGGCGGTCCCGGTGCACTACGGGACGTACTGGCCCGTCGGGATGGACGCGGTACGGCCGCACGAATTCCACGCGCCCGGCGAGGAGTTCGCGCGGCTGGCGCGGCAGCTGGCGCCGAAGGTGACCGTACGGGTGCCGCGGCACGGCGAGCGGGTGCGGCTGCCGTGACGTGGCGCGAGCTCGCGGCCGCGGCCGGCCAGGTTCCGCCGGAGAGCACCCAGCAGGCGGTGGGGTACCCGGCGCTGTTCCTGCTGGTCGCACTGGGCGCACTGGTACCCGTCATCCCCACGGGTGCGGTGGTGAGTTCGGCGGCGGTGGTGGCCTTCCACCACCAGTCGTCGCCCTACGGGGTGCTGCTGGTGTTCGCGGTGTCGGCGCTGGCGGCGTTCACCGGGGACATCACGCTGTACTGGCTCGGGCAGCGCGGGGTGCGCTCACGGGGCGGGTCGCGCTGGCTGGAGGCGCTGCGCGGCCGGGCCACGCCGGAGCGGCTGGAGCGGGCGCGGGCGGGGCTGGACGAGCACGGGGTACTGGTCCTGGTGCTGTCGCGGCTGGTCCCGGCGGGCCGGATCCCGGTGATGCTGGCCTGCCTCCTGGCCCAGATGCCGTTGCGCCGCTTCGCCCGGGGCGACGCCCCGGCCTGCCTGGCCTGGGCGGCGACGTACGGCCTGATCGGCATCCTGGGCGGCACCCTCTTCGCGGAGCCCTGGAAGGGTGTGGCCCTCGCGGTCGGCCTGGCCCTGGCGATCAGCGCGGGGCCCTCGCTGTGGCGCCGCCTGCGGCCACGGCCCTGAGCGGGCCCCGGCCGGGCCTCACCGTCCCTCCCCTTCCCGGCCGGGTACCGGGCGGGCGGAGGCCGGCGGGAACGCGAGACCCGTCGGCGTGTTGAGGCCGGTGAAGGCGAGCGTGACCTGTCCGCCGCCCGTCTCGCGGACCCGCACCACGCGGTTGTTGAATCCGTCGGCCACGTAGAGGCCGCCGGAGCCGTCGAGCGCGAGGCCCAGCGGGGAACTGAGGCCGGTGACGGGCACCGTGCTCTGCGCACCGCCGCCCGCGGCCAGTTTCACCACACGGTTGTTGCCGCTGTCGGAGACGTACAGGTCGCCCGCGGCGTTCGGGACCAGCCCGGTCGGCTGGGAGAGGCCGGTGGTGGGCACGGTGCTCTGGCCGCCGCCGTCCACGGCCACCCTGACGACGCGGTCGTTGACGAAGTCGGAGACGTACAGGCCCCCGCCGGGCGCCCAGGCCAGCCCCCAGGGGTGCAGCAGCCCGGTGGTGGGGACGGTCGTCTGTCCCCCGCCGCCGGCCGGCACCTTCACGATCCGGTCGTTGAAGCTGTCGGCGATGTAGAGGTTCCCGGCCGGGTCGAAGGCGAGCCCCAGCGGGCGCGACAGGCCGACGGCGGGAACGACGGTCTGCTCCCCGCCGTCCGGGGGCAGCACGAGGACGCGGTTGTTGCCGGTGTCGGACACGTAGAGGCGGCCCGCGGCGTCCCAGGCCATGCCGGTCGGCCGTACCAGGCCGTCGAAGGGGACGGTGCTCTGGTCGCCGCCGTCCGCGGGCAGGGCCACCACCCGGTTGTTGCCGTAGTCGGACACGTACAGGGGCGGACCGGCGGGCGACCGCACGTCACCGGGCGGCGTGGCGCCCGCCGCTCCCGTGGGGAGCGCGCAGAGCAGCAGCAGCGCCACGGCGGCGGCCAGCCGCCGGGTCCACCGCCGGGCAGCGGGGGGTGCCTCGGTTCGTGCCTCGCCCGTCATGCGTTCCACGACTCACCCACCTGATCCGGACGGCCGGCCGGCCGGGTGCCCGGTGCCGTACCCCCGCCGACCCTAGGAAGCGGGGAGCGCCGGCGCGGGAGCCACGCCATCGCGACGGTCGCCGGCCACTCCAATGCCCGGTGGGGCGGGACCCGGGCCGTGGGGAGGCCGAGGCCGGTGTGGATCACCGGGGTCGGGTGGTCAGGCCAGCCCGGCCAGGACCGACCCGAGGAGTTCCAGGGAGTCGCGTACGTGCGGCAGTGCGAGCGGATCGCGGGCGGTGAGCGCGGCCAGCCGCTCCTGCGGGGTGGCGCCGAGCAGGGGCCCGGTGGACAACCGCACGCGCAGCGAGCCCAGTTCGTCGGCGAACCGCTGCCCGCCGGGAGTGGGTGCGCCGAGCCGGCCGCCGAGCCAGTCCTCCAGTTCCATGGCGTCGCCGACCCCGTGCCGGGCGAGTCCGGCGCGCAGCGGGGTGAGGTCGGCGTACAGGTGCCGGCCGGCCCGCGGGGGCCGGGCCAGCGCCCCTGCCGCGAGCAGCCGCCGGTGCGCGGCGGCGGCCACCACCCCGTGCAGGGTGGCGGCGGCGTAGGCGCGGCCCGCGACGGCGTCGGGTTCGTCGAGGGCGTGCGCGGCGGCACCCGCGACGGGTCCCGCGACCATCGCCCCGGTGGCGGTGAGGACGTCGAGGGTACGGGCGCGCAGCCAGGTCCCGCGCGGGGTGCCGGGGAAGCGGACGACGGCGGCGGGCCAGCCGGCCGGCAGCAGCGCCCCGGACAGGTCGACGAGGACGGCCGCCTGTTCGGGGAGCATCTCGGCGGGGCTCAGGACCAGGGTGTCGTGGGGCCGGTGGACGGTGTCGCGCCAGCTCTCGTCGCTGACGACGAACAGTCCGGCGGATTCGGCGGCCTCGCAGGCCTCGCGCAGCAGCTCGGGCGGGGGCACGGTCGCGGTGGGGTCGTCGGCGACCGACAGCAGGAGCACGCGCGGGTCGCCGCCCTCGGCGCGCACCCGCCGTACGGTCTCCAGCAGCGCGTAGGGGTCGGGTACTCCGCCGCACTCGGCCGGGGTCGGCACGTGGTAGGCCCGACGTCCCAGCAGCCGGACCTGAGGGGTCCACCAGGCGGGACAGGGCCGGGGCAGCATCACGTCTCCCCCGTATGCGCCGAGCAGGGCCAGGAGCAGGGCGGGGGCTCCGGGACCCGCGGCCACGTTCTCGGGCGAGGTGGCGAGCCCCCGCCGCTCCCAGTGCCGGCAGGCGGCCTCCCGTACGGCCTCGCCGCCGCCCGGGGGCTCGGGGGCGGCGCGTCCGGCGGCCGCGGCGAGGACGGAGAGCAGCTCGGGGAGCACGGGCAGGCCGGGCTGCGGGGCGGGTGGGCCGTACCGGACCGGGCCGCGGCCCTCCGCGGCCGTGCGCTGCATCGCCGCCACCGCTTCCCGCCTTCCGCGCTCGCCCTGCCACGCCCGGCCCGCCCGCGACTGCCTCACGGCGCGTCGGTAGACCTGACCTTTATACGATGATTCAGGGCCCTATGCCTGTTGTGCGGGATGCCCGCCCCCGCGCGTCAGCCCGCGCGTCAGCTCGCTCGTCAGCCCGCGCGCCCCACCATCGCGAGGAGCCTGGTCTGCGCGTCCGCGCCCGCCGGGACCTCCACCGGCTCGGCGTACTCACCGCTGGCCGAGAGCGCGTCGGCGTACGGCATGATCTCCTTGATCGAGAACTCGACCAGGGTGTCGGGCAGCCGGTCCCCCGCGCCGATGCCCCGGGCCAGGTCCCAGACATGCACGACGCAGTCGGCGGTCAGCTCCGAGCAGTACGCCGATCCGAGCGCGGGCCCGTACGAGAGGCGCACGGTCCGGTCCAGCGCGCCGGACGCGGCGAAGGCCGCGTGCGCGGCGGCCGAGGCCCGGTCCCAGGCCGCGACCGGGTCGTCACCCAGTACGTCACCGGAGAACCGGCCCGCCAGCTCCTCGACGGTCCGGCCCTCGGTGACCAGCGGCGGGATCCAGAGCTGCTCCGCGGTGACGTGGTTGACCAGCTCCCGCACGTTCCATTCCGTGCACGGGGTCGGCTCTCCCCACTGGTCGCCGCGGACGTCACGCACCCGCTCACCGAAGAGCCTCAGCGCCTCGGCATGCCGTTCGAGCAGCGTGTCCGTCATGACGCTCACCGCCGTCCGCCCTGGGGATGTGTCCCCCTGCAGCCACTCTCCTCGCACCCGCATCGGCCTGCCACCTCCCCACCCGGTCCCCTTGGCACACAAGGCTGTTGTCCACATGTCAAAACACCTATCTCAGATGGCGAACTGATCGTCTACGGTGGGGGCAACGCTTCGAAGAGGAAACGAGGAGGGGTCCGGTCATGAACGCAGCCAGGGAGTCCGCCGGGGATTCGGCAGCCGGGGAGACCGCCGTCTACACGCACGGCCACCACGAGTCGGTCCTGCGCTCGCACCGCTGGCGCACCGCCGGGAACTCCGCCGCCTACCTGATCGGCGAGCTGCGCCCCGGCATGCGGGTGCTGGACGTCGGCTGCGGCCCGGGCACGATCACCGCGGACCTGGCGGAGCTGGTCGCGCCGGGCGGCCACGTCACCGCCGTCGACGCCGCGGCGGACGTCCTGGAGCAGGCCCGCGCCCACGCCGAAGAGCGCGGTCTGGGCGACGCCGTGTCCTTCGCCGTCGCGGACGTCCACGCGCTGGACTTTCCGGACGACTCCTTCGACGTGGTCCACGCCCACCAGGTGCTGCAGCACGTCGGCGACCCGGTGCGGGCGCTGCGCGAGATGCGGCGGGTGTGCCGGCCGGGCGGGGTCGTGGCCGCGCGCGACGCCGACTACGCGGCGATGACCTGGTACCCGGCCACGCCGGGCCTGGACGACTGGCTGAGCCTGTATCGGCGGGTGGCCCGCGCCAACGGCGGCGAACCGGACGCCGGACGCCACCTGCGGGCCTGGGCCCGGCAGGCCGGTTTCACGGACGTGACCTCCTCGGCGACGGCCTGGTGCTTCGCCGACCCGGAGGAGACCGCCTGGTGGTCGGCCCTGTGGGCGGACCGGACGCAGGCCTCCGCGTACGCGACCGTCGCCACCCGCGGCGGTCACGCGACGGCCGCGGACCTGGCGGCCGTCGGCGCGGCCTGGCACGCCTGGGGCGCGGACCCCGACGCGTGGTTCTCGGTCCTGAACGCCGAGATCCTGTGCCGGGTCTGACGCGGGGGACCTCGGCTGCGGGAATGTCACTGGCTTGATATAGCGTGCGCACGTCAATACGTAGTCACGCACCCCGGGGGACAGACCCATGACGCAGCCGCCGCAGCCAGGCACGAACCCTTACGCCCAGTCCGGCCCCAACGGCCAGCCCGGCCCCTACGGCCAGCAGCCGCCGCAGGGACAGCAGCCCCAGCAGTGGGCCGCCGCGCCGCCGGCGCCGCCGACCCGGCGCGGGGGCATGGGCGTCCTGAAGATCCTCAAGATCATCGGTGCCGTGGCCGTCCTCATCGCCGTCGGCGTGGGCTACTTCCTGAGCCAGGACGACGCCGACCACGCCAAGGCCGGCGACTGCCTGAAGAACAACGGGACCCAGATCTCGCCCGACCTGCAGGTGGTCGAGTGCGGCGGCGCCACCGCCGAGTACAAGGTGGTCCAGGTGCACCAGGACACGCTGGACACCGCCAAGTGCGAGAACGTCTCCGACATCGGCTACCAGGAGCAGACCAGCGGCGGCCGGCGCTCTTCGGGCAAGAAGTTCGTGCTCTGCATCGACAAGATCAAGAAGTAGGCGGCCGCATCCGGAAGTCGTAGCGCGCCGGCAGCGGGCAGTCGGTGAGGGTGGCCCAGACCTCGGCGAGGGTCTCCTCACCCTCCCGCAGGTCCGGGAGTTCGAACCCGTCCTCGAAGACCCGGCGCGCCGCCCGCACATGGCCCTCCGCCGCGAGCAGCCGGGCCGCGAGCAACCGGAAGCGGCCCTGTTCCCGCAGGGCGGGCCGCAGCCGGTCCCAGACCGCGCGGGCCTGCGGCAGCCGGCCCGCCGCGAGGAGGGCGGCCATCGCCTCCTGGCCCAGCGCCGACTCCGCGGCCGTCCACGGCTCGCCGCCGCGGCTCTCCCCGGCCAGGTCCTCGAAGGCCGCCTCGAATCCGTCGGCCGCCCGCGCCGAGTCCCCGGCCAGGGCGTCCGCCACCGCAAGGCAGCGCAGCAACGGCCACCGCGAGGGGGCCAGCGCCAGCCCCCGCTCCCAGCTGCGCACCGCCTGGGCCGTGTCCCCGGCGTGCCACTGGGCCACGCCCAGGTGGTACTCCGTCAGCGGGTCCGCAGGGGCCGTCTCCAGCATGTCCCGCCAGTGCGCGGCGACCAGGCTCGGCCCCGGCGGGACCACCCGTCGCGGGGCGGGCAGGACGCCCGTGCGCCAGAGCTGCAGCCACGGTTCCTGCTCCTCCCCGAGCGTGTCCTCCCCGAAGGGGGTGCCCGGCAGCTCGAAGCCCCCGCACAGCACCTCCAGCGCGCCCCAGCCCGAGCCCCGCGCCAGCCGCTCCCCCGGCGCGGTGTCGGCGTGGCCGCGCCACGCCTCGTACGCCGCGTCCACCCGCTCCCGCGGCAGTGCGGCCTCCAGCGCGGCTCCGGCCGCACCGCGGGCCGCCGCCCAGTCCGCGCCGTGCACCTGCTCCGGCTCCGCCGACAGCGGGCCGTACGCCTCCAGCCAGCTGAACTCGGCCCCTCCCTCCAGCCGTACGTGCTCCAGCTGGGTCCGGGCCAGCCCGGCCTGGATCTCCGCGTAGCCGCCCGTGCCCGGCTCGGTCAGCCACTCCTGCCAGCGCCGGCCGCCACCGCCCGCGCCCCACACGAACAGCTTGCGTCCGCGCAGCCGCGCGGTGGAGGTCTGCACGAGCCCGTGCCCGGCGGCGTCCAGGGAGGCGATCCAGGGCCGGGTCCCGTACCGGACCTCGTAGAAGAAGTCGGCCGGGTACGTGCCGCGCAGCGGGTACGTGCGGTCCGCGCCCTCCCACTCCGGTACGGGGACCCGGCGCAGCGCGCGCTCGTAGCCGAAGTGCCAGGCCTCGTCGGCCGGAGCGAGCACCCGGGTGCCTGCGTCCTCCGGGACGGCGATGTTGGACCACCAGTACACGGGGGCGGGCCGCTCGTGCGGGTTGCGCACGCGGACGCCGACGTAGAGGAACTCCGAGTCCTCCGGCAGCCACAGGTCCACCTGGAAGGGCAGGTCGCGCAGGCGCTCCCACTCCCACAGCCGGACCATCGTGCCCCCGTCCGGCGCCGGGACGAGGGCCGCGTGCAGCGGGGCGCAGGACAGGGCGGTGTGCCCGGTCGCGCCGGTGTTCCACTCGATGCCGCCGGAGAACCAGGCGCCGTTGAGCGCGAAGTTGGCGGGCTGGAACACCGGGTTGCGGTAGAGGAGTTCACGCCCGGACGGCAGGTGCACGAGGGAGTGGACCCGCCCGCCCAGGCCCGGCAGGACGGTGACCCGCAGGTGGTCGTTCTCGATGACGATCGACTCGAACTCCCGCTCCGCGCGCTCCCGTCCGTACCCGTCCCGGATCCGTACGGGCAGGAGGGAGCGCAGGGGTTCGTAGCCGATCTGCCGTGCCATGTCGCGCGGCATCCCCTCGCGCGCACGCTCGTCCAGGGTGTGCGCGTCATCGGGCGCGCGCAGGGCGGGCAGCGGGTTGTCCGAGCCCAGCGGGGCTGCGGGGAGGGTCAGTACGGCGCGTCGGACGGTGGTGGCCATGAAGGAAATGGAACACGCCACGGCGGCCGGTGCACAGGGGTTCCGCGGATCACCACCGGTCAGGATTACGCAAAGGCGCCCGCGACCAGGTCGGCGAGGAGGGCGCCCGCACGCCCGTCCGGGTCCAGGTCCGGGTCGTAGACCGTGACGTTGAGCCCGGCGCAGCGCGGCGAGCCCACCAGCACGGCGAGCAGCTCGGCGAGTTCGTCGGGGAGCAGACCTCCGGGGTCGGGGCTGTCCACGGCCGGCATGACGGCCGGGTCCAGCACGTCGGCGTCCACGTGCACCCAGAACCCGGCGGTGTCCGGCGGGTGCAGCCCGTCCAGGGCGGCCCGGGCCACCGGTCCGGCGCCACGCCGTCGGATCTCCCCGACGGTGGCGACGGAGATCCCGGCCGCGTGCAGCTCGGCGAGGTCCGGGTCGCCGTCGCGCAGCCCGAAGAGCCGTACGTCCTCGTCGCGCAGGTAGGGGCCGCGCCCCTCCAGGTCGGCGAGATCCGCCTGGCCGCGGCCGGTCGACAGAGCCAGCTCCTCGCCGCCGGCGGCGCCGACGGGGCCGTTCACGCCCTCGTTGCCGGGGTGGCGGAAGTCGGCGGAGCCGTCGATCGCGGCCAGGCCGTAGCGTCCCAGGCGGCGCATGGCAAGGGCCGCGCCGAGCTGGATGGAGCAGTCACCGCCGAGCACGACGGGGAACTCCCCGGCCCGCAGGTGCCGTTCGATGCGGTCGGCGAGGGTGACCGTGTACGCGGCGAGGGCCTCGGCGTGGAACACGCCGTCGCCCTCGCGCCAGTCACCGCGGTCGTAGCGCGGCGGCACCACCACCCCGCCCTCGACGGCCCCGAGCCGGGCCAGCAGACCCTGCTCGCGCAGGGCGCCGGCGAGCTTGTAGACCCCCGGCACGGTGCCCGGCGCGGGCGGTCGCAGCCCGAGGTTGGAGGGGGCGTCGAGCAGCACGAGAGTACGCATGCCCTCATCCTTGCGCACACCCCGCCCGTCCCGCCGCGTCACCGGTCCCGTGGTGCGACGGCATCGTGATCGCGCCATCGGATCGACACGGCCCCCGGGCGGTGAGACCATCACCGGCGTGATCATGGAAGAGACGGCGCGCGTGGCGCTGGTGCGCCGGGCCGCGCTGAACAACGCGGTGTGGTGCGACGCCGTCTGCCGGGCGCACGGGGTGACCGCGCGGTACGAGGGGGCCGGCCTCTGGTGCAGTCCGCGGCGGACTCCGCCGATGTATCCCGATGCCGTGACCCTGGAACCGGCCGTGCCGGCGGGGAGTGTGGTCCGGGGCGTCGAAACCGCCTCGCCCGGCTGCTCGGTGAAGGACAGCTTCGGGGATCTGGACCTGGCGGGGAACGGCTTCGACGTCTTGTTCGAGGCGCAGTGGATCCACCGGCCCGCCGGGGCTCCGCTCCCCGTGGCGGAGGCGGCCGGGATGGAGTGGTCCGAGGTCTCGGACGCCCGGGAACTGGCGGCCTGGGAGGCCGCCTTCGACGGCGGCGGGGGCGACCGGCTGTTCCGGCCGGCCCTGCTCCGCGAGGGGATCGTGTTCCTGGCCGGTCGGGCCGACGGCCGGATCGCCGCCGGGGCCGTCGCGAGCACCGGCGGCGGCGTGGTCGGCGTGTCCAACCTGTTCGGGGCCGCCTGGGCGGGTGTTCTGGGCGCGGTCTCCCTCCGGTGGCCGGATCTCGACGTGGTCGGCTACGAGCACGGGGAGGACCTGGAGGCGGCGGTCCGGGCCGGGTTCACGGCGATCGGACCGCTGCGCGTGTGGCTGCGCACGACGGGCGGCGGGGACCACGGTGTGGCGTCATGATCAAGTTCGGGTGAGACTGGCGCGGTGACTTCGCATCAGACCAGCGGGCTCGTCGGCGCCGTGTTCGGGCTCGTCTTCGTCCTGGTGAACGCCGGAAACCTGCCCGCGGCCGTCGCCGTCGTGGTGCGCGTCCTCGCGATCGGCTCGTTCATCTGGCTGTTCATCGCGCTGCGGCGGGCCGGGGCGCCCCGGGCCGAAGGCCAAGTGGCGACGGCGCCCCGGCTGTTCGGGCGGCGCTACCTCCTCGTGGTCGCCGCCGAGGTGGCCGCCGCGCTGGCCGGGATCCTCGTCATCAACCTCGTACTGCACACCCCGCACGCCACGGTGGCCTGGATCAGCCTGGTCGTCGGCCTGCACTTCTTCGGTCTCGCGGCCGTCTGGCGCGCGCCGTCGCTGCGGCTGCTCGCGGCCGCGATGGCCGCCTGCGGCGCCGCCGGGCTCGTCCTGGCCGCCTGCGCGGTCCCCCTCGCCGTCATCGCGACCGTCGCGGGGATCCTCCCCGGCGTCCTGCTGCTCGGCTCCGTCTGGTGGGGCGTACGCTCCGCTCCGGCCGCCACCGCCGCGATCTCCTAGTCCAGTTCCAGCCGCGGGACGTCTGCGCGTTCGATGCCGAAGACCTGCGCGTACAGCGACAGTTCGGCCTCCAGCGCGCGGACCATGGTGTCCGCCCGGCGAAACCCGTGGCCCTCGCCCTCGAAGGTCACGTACGCGTGCGGCACCGGTACCGGCCGGCCCCGCAGGGCGTCCAGCAGCCGTTCGGCCTGGGCCGGCGGGCAGATCGGGTCCTCCAGTCCCTGGAGCAGCACGAACGGCGCCGTGATCCCGTCGGCCCGTGACACGGGGGAGCGTTCGCGGCTGAGTACCGCCAGGGTCTGCGGCGGCCCGGCCAGGCTCTCGACGTAGCGGGACTCCAGGTCGTGGGTCTCCTCGGCGAAGCCCAGCAGGTCCAGCACCGGGTAGATGATCGCGGCGCACGCGTACAGGTCGGTGGCGGCCAGCGAGGCCGCCGCGGTCCAGCCGCCCGCGCTGCCTCCGCGGATGGCGAGCCGGGCGGGGTCGGCGGTGCCCTCCGCGGCCAGCGCCCGGGCGACCGCCGCGCAGTCCTCCACGTCGACGACGCCCCACTGCTCGCGCAGCCGCTCCCGGTAGGCACGGCCGTAGCCGGTGGACCCGCCGTAGTTCACCTCCGCCACGCCGATGCCGCGCGAGGTGAAGTAGGCGATGTGCAGGTCGAGTACGGGCGGCACGTGGTCGGTGGGTCCGCCGTGCGCCCAGATCACGTACGGGGGCAGCTCGTCGGCGGGGGCCAGGCAGGCCGGGTGGTGCGGCGGGTAGACGTGCGCGTGGATCTGGCGGTTGTCGGGGCCGAGGAAGGTGCGGCTCTGCGGCTCCGGGTAGTAGGCGGGGTCCACCGGGTCCGGGCGCTGCGCGCCGACCGCCCGGGCGTGCCCGGTGGCGGTGTCGAGCTCGACCACCTCGTAGGCGCTGCGCGGGCTGGCGGCGACCCCGTAGACCCGGGTGCCGTGCACGGCCAGGGTCGGCTGCCAGGCGGTCCACGGCCCGGCGGCGTCCACCAGGTCGCCGCTCTCCGGGTCGAGGATACCGAGCACCGGGGAGCCCTGCCCGTGCAGGACCGCGACGAGCCCGGCGCCCGGGCCCGCCGGGTGCGGGGTGTCCCCGGGGAGCGGTGCGAGCCAGCGCAGCCCCGGCTTCCACAGCGGGCCGCCGAACTCCTCTTCCCGCGGGCAGAGATTGATCGCCCAGCCGGTCCGCGGGTCCACGCTGTACGGGTTCCACCAGCCGCCGCGGTCGCTGACCGCGAGGAGGGTCCCCTCGGCCGTCCACTCGACCTGGGCGACGGCCTCGTCGGGGCCGCCGAGCACGGTCCGGGCGTCGGCGAGCTCCCCGCCCTCGGTGACTTCGGCGACCCGCAGCTCGGTACCGTCCCACGGCATCCGGGGGTGGTCCCACACCAGCCAG is a window encoding:
- a CDS encoding MBL fold metallo-hydrolase; this translates as MPVDITWWGHATCTVEDSGVRLLTDPLFARRLAHLRRRRGALPPPEAAAADVVLVSHLHADHLHLPSLARLAPGTRLLVPRGARRAVPGLARVAGLHGLAVTEVVRGEEVPVRDGVRVRAVGARHDGRRLPFGPHLCPALGYVVLGAARTYFAGDTGLFDTMAEETGPVDVALLPVGGWGPYLGPGHLDAGRAARALARLAPAAAVPVHYGTYWPVGMDAVRPHEFHAPGEEFARLARQLAPKVTVRVPRHGERVRLP
- a CDS encoding DedA family protein — its product is MTWRELAAAAGQVPPESTQQAVGYPALFLLVALGALVPVIPTGAVVSSAAVVAFHHQSSPYGVLLVFAVSALAAFTGDITLYWLGQRGVRSRGGSRWLEALRGRATPERLERARAGLDEHGVLVLVLSRLVPAGRIPVMLACLLAQMPLRRFARGDAPACLAWAATYGLIGILGGTLFAEPWKGVALAVGLALAISAGPSLWRRLRPRP
- a CDS encoding SMP-30/gluconolactonase/LRE family protein — translated: MTGEARTEAPPAARRWTRRLAAAVALLLLCALPTGAAGATPPGDVRSPAGPPLYVSDYGNNRVVALPADGGDQSTVPFDGLVRPTGMAWDAAGRLYVSDTGNNRVLVLPPDGGEQTVVPAVGLSRPLGLAFDPAGNLYIADSFNDRIVKVPAGGGGQTTVPTTGLLHPWGLAWAPGGGLYVSDFVNDRVVRVAVDGGGQSTVPTTGLSQPTGLVPNAAGDLYVSDSGNNRVVKLAAGGGAQSTVPVTGLSSPLGLALDGSGGLYVADGFNNRVVRVRETGGGQVTLAFTGLNTPTGLAFPPASARPVPGREGEGR
- a CDS encoding aminotransferase class I/II-fold pyridoxal phosphate-dependent enzyme; protein product: MQRTAAEGRGPVRYGPPAPQPGLPVLPELLSVLAAAAGRAAPEPPGGGEAVREAACRHWERRGLATSPENVAAGPGAPALLLALLGAYGGDVMLPRPCPAWWTPQVRLLGRRAYHVPTPAECGGVPDPYALLETVRRVRAEGGDPRVLLLSVADDPTATVPPPELLREACEAAESAGLFVVSDESWRDTVHRPHDTLVLSPAEMLPEQAAVLVDLSGALLPAGWPAAVVRFPGTPRGTWLRARTLDVLTATGAMVAGPVAGAAAHALDEPDAVAGRAYAAATLHGVVAAAAHRRLLAAGALARPPRAGRHLYADLTPLRAGLARHGVGDAMELEDWLGGRLGAPTPGGQRFADELGSLRVRLSTGPLLGATPQERLAALTARDPLALPHVRDSLELLGSVLAGLA
- a CDS encoding TIGR03086 family metal-binding protein, with amino-acid sequence MTDTLLERHAEALRLFGERVRDVRGDQWGEPTPCTEWNVRELVNHVTAEQLWIPPLVTEGRTVEELAGRFSGDVLGDDPVAAWDRASAAAHAAFAASGALDRTVRLSYGPALGSAYCSELTADCVVHVWDLARGIGAGDRLPDTLVEFSIKEIMPYADALSASGEYAEPVEVPAGADAQTRLLAMVGRAG
- a CDS encoding methyltransferase domain-containing protein; this encodes MNAARESAGDSAAGETAVYTHGHHESVLRSHRWRTAGNSAAYLIGELRPGMRVLDVGCGPGTITADLAELVAPGGHVTAVDAAADVLEQARAHAEERGLGDAVSFAVADVHALDFPDDSFDVVHAHQVLQHVGDPVRALREMRRVCRPGGVVAARDADYAAMTWYPATPGLDDWLSLYRRVARANGGEPDAGRHLRAWARQAGFTDVTSSATAWCFADPEETAWWSALWADRTQASAYATVATRGGHATAADLAAVGAAWHAWGADPDAWFSVLNAEILCRV
- a CDS encoding LppU/SCO3897 family protein; the encoded protein is MTQPPQPGTNPYAQSGPNGQPGPYGQQPPQGQQPQQWAAAPPAPPTRRGGMGVLKILKIIGAVAVLIAVGVGYFLSQDDADHAKAGDCLKNNGTQISPDLQVVECGGATAEYKVVQVHQDTLDTAKCENVSDIGYQEQTSGGRRSSGKKFVLCIDKIKK
- a CDS encoding DUF5107 domain-containing protein, whose translation is MATTVRRAVLTLPAAPLGSDNPLPALRAPDDAHTLDERAREGMPRDMARQIGYEPLRSLLPVRIRDGYGRERAEREFESIVIENDHLRVTVLPGLGGRVHSLVHLPSGRELLYRNPVFQPANFALNGAWFSGGIEWNTGATGHTALSCAPLHAALVPAPDGGTMVRLWEWERLRDLPFQVDLWLPEDSEFLYVGVRVRNPHERPAPVYWWSNIAVPEDAGTRVLAPADEAWHFGYERALRRVPVPEWEGADRTYPLRGTYPADFFYEVRYGTRPWIASLDAAGHGLVQTSTARLRGRKLFVWGAGGGGRRWQEWLTEPGTGGYAEIQAGLARTQLEHVRLEGGAEFSWLEAYGPLSAEPEQVHGADWAAARGAAGAALEAALPRERVDAAYEAWRGHADTAPGERLARGSGWGALEVLCGGFELPGTPFGEDTLGEEQEPWLQLWRTGVLPAPRRVVPPGPSLVAAHWRDMLETAPADPLTEYHLGVAQWHAGDTAQAVRSWERGLALAPSRWPLLRCLAVADALAGDSARAADGFEAAFEDLAGESRGGEPWTAAESALGQEAMAALLAAGRLPQARAVWDRLRPALREQGRFRLLAARLLAAEGHVRAARRVFEDGFELPDLREGEETLAEVWATLTDCPLPARYDFRMRPPTS
- a CDS encoding arginase family protein, translating into MRTLVLLDAPSNLGLRPPAPGTVPGVYKLAGALREQGLLARLGAVEGGVVVPPRYDRGDWREGDGVFHAEALAAYTVTLADRIERHLRAGEFPVVLGGDCSIQLGAALAMRRLGRYGLAAIDGSADFRHPGNEGVNGPVGAAGGEELALSTGRGQADLADLEGRGPYLRDEDVRLFGLRDGDPDLAELHAAGISVATVGEIRRRGAGPVARAALDGLHPPDTAGFWVHVDADVLDPAVMPAVDSPDPGGLLPDELAELLAVLVGSPRCAGLNVTVYDPDLDPDGRAGALLADLVAGAFA